Within Paeniglutamicibacter psychrophenolicus, the genomic segment GGCATCCCTGAGCCCCACCTACTGGATCTACATGGGTGCCACGGCCATCTCGGTGCTGGCAGGTTCCCGGATCCTGCAGCTGCCCGAACGGATGCCCATCATGGAAACCGCGGCGCCGGCCGTTGCCGGAATCAGCTTCATCCTGTGGGCCCTGGGCCTGTGGTGGATCCCGCTGTTGCTGCTCTTCGGGATCTGGCGGCACGTGCTGCGGCACCGGCCGTTGCGCTATGAAATCAGTCTGTGGAGCATTGTCTTCCCGCTGGGCATGTATGCCAGCGCCAGCATGCTCTTTGGCACTGTCGAGGACCTGGACTTCATGGTGGAGATTGGCCGAATCATCATTTGGGTGGCGCTGCTCGCCTGGCTGGCATCCTCCCTCGCCATGGCCCATGCGGCAATCACTTGGCTACTCCGCCGCCGGAACCTCCGTGGAACGCAATCGGGACCGTCCACGCCCTGAAATCGCCGCTCCGATTCCGGAAACACGGCATGGTCCGCGCACCGCTCACTTGGGGCGGCGCGGGATCGTATCGATCTTGTCCCAGCCGCGCCGGTGCGCGCGCGACCCCTCGTGGGCGTCACGGCTTCGATACAGCACATAGGGGCGGAAGAAGTAGCCCACCGGCGCGGTGAACACGTGCACCAGGCGGGTGAAGGGCCACAGCGCGAACAGCGCAATGGCGGCAATCGCGTGGAACTGGAAGCTCAGCGGGGCGCCAACCATCAACTCCGGCTGCGGGTTGAAGTAGAAGATGCTGCGGAACCAGACCGACACCCCTTCCCGGTAGTTGTAGTGCCCCACCACCCCGGAGGCGGTGTTCACCAGTCCGCCCAGGATCACGATTCCGAGCACCAGGTACATGATCTTGTCCATCACGGTGGTTGCCCCCATCACCGCCTTGGTGAAGCGGCGCCGGTAAAGCAGTCCAATGAATCCCACAATGGTGAAGACCCCGGCAACGGCACCCACCGAGATCGCCATGAAGTGGTATGCCCCATCCGAAATGCCCGCGGCATCCGTCCAGCTCTTGGGGATGCCAAGTCCCATGACATGGCCGAGGAAGACGGCCAGGATGCCAAAGTGGAACATCGGGTTGGCCCAGCGCAGGATGCTGCTCTCGTACATCTGGCTCGAGCGCGAGGTCCATCCGAATTTGTCATAGCGGTAGCGCCAGATATGCCCCAGGACAAAGACCGTCAGGCAGATGTAGGGGAAAATCAGCCACAGGAATACTTCCCATCCGTTGTCCATCATGCGCCTCCCTGAATCGGTGCCAAGTCCGGCATTCCATAGGTGTCCAGTCCAACCTGTTCGTCCGCGGGCCCCTCGGCAATCAGCCGCGCCACGATTTCGTGGTCCTTGCCCTTTAGCAGCGGGAGGGTGGAACAGACCGATTCGACCGCACCGGACCATGGCGAGCCGGTTTCGCGCAGGTGAAGGCGCAGCAGCTCCAGGCCGGCCCGGTTGTCCAGAATGATCTTCAGGCCTGCCTTGGCATCGGTGAGCGCGCCGAATTCCAGGACCACGCACAGGTGGTCCGGCAGCTGCTCCGGGGCCAGCTCCAGGCCGGCCCGGGCGTAGACCTGCTTGATGCGAAGCAGCGCCAACCCCCGCTTCCTGGTCTCGCCGTTGGAGAAATAGGTCAGGAACAGGCAGCCGCGCCGACGGGTGTCGAAGGTGTCGACGTATTGGCTCTGGGTGTCCGCCACCCCGGGCCGGCGCAGGTATTGGATCGTTTCGAGCAAACCCGTACCGATCCTGGCAGGCAGGGACGCGGCGACCTCCTCGAGCAGGTCCAGGCGCGAGAACAGCAGCTCGTCGGGATAGTCCAGCAGGATGGAGGCGCACTGCCAGGCCGCGGTGACTTCCTCCGGGGTGTACTTCAGGGCCGGCACCTTGGGCGTCACGGGGTGCCTCCCGGTGCCGGCGGCGTGCCGGGGAACAACCCGGTGGGCGTGCCCTGGCCGTTCCAGTTCAGCAGGTTGATGCGCACCCCTGCGGGACGGCCCGGGACATCCGGTCCCTGGCCGGCCGGGTCGGACCCAAAGGAATCATCCATGCCACCCATGCCGCCCATGCCCGGTCCTCCCTCGACATTCAGCGAGCAGTCCGTGGCGATGTTCTCCAACTTGTGGGCGTCCTCGTAGTGGGCCGCCGGGATCACGTAGCGCTCCTCGTACTTGGCGATGGCCAGCAGCCGGTACATGTCCCGGATCTGCTGCCCGGTCATCCCCACCGATTCGGCGATGGACTCGTCAGGTTCCCATCCCATGTTGATGTCGCGCATGTAGGAGCGCATGGCCGCAAGCTTGTGCAGCACCCGGTCCACCGGCACCGTGTCCCCCGCGGTGAAGAGCCCGGCCAGGTACTCGATCGGGATCCGCAGCTTGTCGATGGCGGCAAACAGGTTGTCCTGGTGCTCCGGATCTTCCCCGGTCGCCCCGACCGCATCCACGACCGGGGACAGCGGTGGGATGTACCAAACCATCGGCATCGTGCGGTACTCGGGGTGCAGCGGCAGTGCCACCTTGTATTCGTTGATCAGGGCCCAGATCGGCGAGCGCTGGGCCGCTTCCACCCAATCGTCCGGAATGCCGGCCAGCCTCGCTTCGCGAATGACCTCCGGATCCCGGGGATCCAGGAACACGTTGCGCTGGGCCTCGTAGAGGCCGTGCTCGTCGGTCGTGGACGCCGCCTCCAACACCTTGTCGGCGTCGTAGAGCATCAGACCGAGGTAGCGCAGGCGGCCCACGCAGGTCTCCGAGCAGATGGTGGGTTGGCCGATCTCGATGCGCGGGTAGCAGAAGGTGCACTTCTCGACCTTGCCGGTCTTGTGGTTGAAATACATCTTCTTGTACGGGCAACCGCCCACGCACTGGCGCCAGCCGCGGCAGCGGTCCTGGTCCACCAGCACGATCCCGTCTTCCTCGCGCTTGTAGATGGCCCCCGTGGGGCAGGAAGCCACACAGGAGGGGTTCAGGCAGTGCTCGCAGATGCGCGGCAGGTAGAACATGAAGGTCTGTTCGTATTCGAACTTGATCTTGTCCCCGACCTGCTTCAGGATCGGGTCGTTGTGCGTGTTCTGCGTCGACCCGGCCAGGTCGTCGTCCCAGTTCGAGGACCAGGTGATCTTGGTGTCCTGCCCGGTCAGCAGCGACTTGGGCCGTGCCACCGGCATGTGCTTCTGGGCCGGGGCGGTGGTCAGGTTGTCGTAGTCGTAGGTCCACGGCTCGTAGTAGTCCTTGATACCCGGCAGGTTGGGGGCCGCGAAGATGGTCATGAGGTTCTTCAGCCGTCCCCCGGCCTTGAGCTTGATCCGCCCGCGCTTGGTCAGCGTCCAGCCGCCCTTCCACTTGTCCTGGTCCTCGTAGGTGCGCGGGTATCCCTGCCCGGGCCGGGTTTCCACGTTGTTGAACCAGACGTGCTCGGCTCCGGACCTGTTGGTCCAGACCTGCTTGCAGGTGACCGAACAGGTGTGGCAACCGATGCACTTGTCCAGGTTCATCACCATGGCCATCTGTGACATGACACGCATCAATACTCCACCTTCTGGCTGCGGCGGCGGATCACGGTGACCTCGTCGCGTTGGTTTCCCGTGGGCCCCATGTAGTTGAAGGCGTAGGTCTGCTGGGCGTAGCCGCCAATCATGTGCGTGGGCTTGATCATCAGCCGGGTCAACGAGTTGTGGTTGCCGCCCCGTTGGCCGCTGGTCTCCGATAGCGGCATGTCGATCAGCCGGTCCTGGGAGTGGTACATGTAGACGGTTCCCTCGGGCATCCGGTGCGAGACGATGGCCCGGGCGGTGACGGTGCCGTTGCGGTTGACCGCCTCGATCCATTCGTTGTCCTGCACCCCGATCTTTGCCGCATCGATCGGGCTCATCCAGATCCCCGGCCCGCCCCGGAACAGCGAGAGCATCAGCAGGTTGTCCTGGTATTCGGAGTGGATGGACCATTTGTTGTGCGGGGTCAGGTACCGCACGGTGACGCCCGCCGACGACGTGGAGCCGATCTCCGGTTCATCGAACAGCGCGGTCATGTCCAGGGGAGGGCGGAAGGTGGGCAGCGACTCGCCCAGTTCGGTCATCCAGTCGTGGTCCAGGTAGAAGTGCATCCGCCCGGTGAGCGTGTGCCAGGGCTTGAGCCGCTCGACGTTGATGGTGAACGGGGAGTACCGCCGTCCCCCGGATTCGGAGCCCGACCATTCCGGCGAGGTGATCACCGGCACCGGCCCGCGCTGGGTGTCGGCAAAGGTGATGCGCTTGCCCTCGTGTTCCGAGGCCAGGTCGTGCAGCCTGGTGCCGGTGCGCTTCTCCAGCGTCTTGAAGCCCTCGGTCGCCAGGCGCCCGTTGGTGGTGCCGGAGAGCATCAGGATCATCTCGCAGGCCTGGAAGTCCTTGAGGATGTCCGGGCGCCCGTGGGCCACACCTCCGCGCACGACACCGTTCTTCTTCTTCAGTTCCTCGATCTCGGGGCCCAGCTCAAAGGTGATGCCCTTGGTGGTGGCACCCAGGGTGTCCAACAGGGGCCCGACCGATCGCATCTTCTCGCCGATCGCGGTGTAGTCCCGCTCGACCTCGATGATCTTGGGCATGGTGACGCCCGGCTCGGGCTCGCATTCGCCATATTTCCAGTCCCTGACCTTCCCGTGCGGAACCGCCATCGCGTCGGGGGTGTCGTGGGTCAGCGGTGCGGCAACCACGTCGGTCTGCGTGCCCAGGTGGCGTTCGGCCAGCTTGCTGAAGACCCGGGAGATCTCCTGCCACGCATCCCAGTCGGTGCGCGCGAGCCAGGGCGGAGAAATGGCGGGGTTGAAGGAGTTCACGAACGGGTGCATGTCCGTGGTGGACAGATCGTATTTCTCATACCAGGTCGCCGCCGGCAGCACGATATCCGAGTGCAGGGTCGAACTGGTCATCCGGAAATCAAGCGTGGTCAGCAAGTCAAGCTTGCCGATCGGTGCCTCCTGGTGCCATTTCACGTCCTTGGGCCGGAAACGCTCGGCCGTTTCCTTCGCAGTGATGGTGTGCGAGGCCCCCAAAAGGTGGTTGAGGAAGTACTCGTTGCCCTTGGCCGAGGAACCGATCAGGTTCGAGCGCCACAGCGAAAGCACCCGGGGAAAATTCTCCGGGGCGTCGGGGTCCTCCGCGGCGAAGGACAGGCGCCCGGCCTTGAGCTCCTCGACCACGTAGTCCGCAGCGGTTTGCCCCTTTTCCCGGGCCTGGGCGCCGATGACCAGCGGGTTGCGGTCAAAGGTGGGATAGGAAGGCATCCAGCCCAGGCGTGCGGACTGGGCGATGACGTCGGCGGTCGTCTTGCCGGCCAGCTGGCCCTTGCCGGTACGGGCGGTGAGCGCGTCCGCGCCGAACTGGTCGTAGCGGAATTGGTCGGTGTGCAGGTACCAATAAGCGGTCTGCACCATGTTCCGCGCCGGACGCATCCAATCCAGGGCGTTGGCCAGCTGCGTGTATCCGGTCAGCGGACGGACCTTTTCCTGGCCCACGTAGTGGGCCCAGCCCCCGCCGTTGACTCCTTGGCATCCGGTGACCGTGGTCATGGTCAAGAAGGTGCGGTAGATGGTGTCCGAGTGGAACCAGTGGTTGGTTCCGGCACCCATCAGGATCATGGACCGGCCCTTGGAGTCCTCCGCATTTTGCGCGAACTCGCGGCCGATCCGCTCGGCCGCAGCCGCCGGGACCCCGGTGATCTTTTCCTGCCAGGCCGGGGTGTACGGGGAGTCGGCGTCGTCGTAGCCGGTGGGCCACTGCCCCGGAAGCCCGGGGCGTCCCACCCCGTATTGGGCCAGCAGCAAGTCAAAGACGGTGGTCACCAGCCGGCCGGCGACCCGGCGTGCCGGAACCCCGCGGCGGATGACCCCGATGTTGCCCTGCCCGGCGTCGAAGCGCGGCATGTCCACACTCACGTTTTCATCGGCGTTGTCGAGCAGCGTGAGCCTCGGGTCGATGTCCCCCAAGTCCAGGTTCCACTTGCCCACGCCCGTTTCGCCGTAGCGATGGCCCAGGGTGCCCGGGGGCACCACCAGGGAATCGGTCGCCGCATCCACGAGCACCGCCTTGAAGGCCGCGTTTTCCTCTTCATGGGCGATTTCCGTGGTCAGGTCCTCTGCGGTGAGG encodes:
- a CDS encoding nitrate reductase subunit alpha, with product MGTSMNSGLTDALIKTRRFFTSKEAVSPDGRTLLKVGGRSGDAFYRDRWSHDKVVRSTHGVNCTGSCSWNVYVKDGIITWETQAVDYPTTGPDKPEYEPRGCPRGASFSWYTYSPTRTRYPYIRGVLLEMYREAKSRLVDPVLAWADVTEDPERAQRYKQARGKGGLVRASWDEAVEIVAAAHVHTIRKWGPDRVAGFSPIPAMSMVSHASGARFVNLIGGSMLSFYDWYADMPIASPQVFGDQTDVPESGDWWDAGYLMMWGSNVPVTRTPDAHWMTEARYRGQKVVVVSPDFADSTKFADEWLAAEPGTDGALAMAMGHVILKEFHVERQTPYFTGYVKKYTDLPFLVILDEAQDADGARTFTAGKFLTAEDLTTEIAHEEENAAFKAVLVDAATDSLVVPPGTLGHRYGETGVGKWNLDLGDIDPRLTLLDNADENVSVDMPRFDAGQGNIGVIRRGVPARRVAGRLVTTVFDLLLAQYGVGRPGLPGQWPTGYDDADSPYTPAWQEKITGVPAAAAERIGREFAQNAEDSKGRSMILMGAGTNHWFHSDTIYRTFLTMTTVTGCQGVNGGGWAHYVGQEKVRPLTGYTQLANALDWMRPARNMVQTAYWYLHTDQFRYDQFGADALTARTGKGQLAGKTTADVIAQSARLGWMPSYPTFDRNPLVIGAQAREKGQTAADYVVEELKAGRLSFAAEDPDAPENFPRVLSLWRSNLIGSSAKGNEYFLNHLLGASHTITAKETAERFRPKDVKWHQEAPIGKLDLLTTLDFRMTSSTLHSDIVLPAATWYEKYDLSTTDMHPFVNSFNPAISPPWLARTDWDAWQEISRVFSKLAERHLGTQTDVVAAPLTHDTPDAMAVPHGKVRDWKYGECEPEPGVTMPKIIEVERDYTAIGEKMRSVGPLLDTLGATTKGITFELGPEIEELKKKNGVVRGGVAHGRPDILKDFQACEMILMLSGTTNGRLATEGFKTLEKRTGTRLHDLASEHEGKRITFADTQRGPVPVITSPEWSGSESGGRRYSPFTINVERLKPWHTLTGRMHFYLDHDWMTELGESLPTFRPPLDMTALFDEPEIGSTSSAGVTVRYLTPHNKWSIHSEYQDNLLMLSLFRGGPGIWMSPIDAAKIGVQDNEWIEAVNRNGTVTARAIVSHRMPEGTVYMYHSQDRLIDMPLSETSGQRGGNHNSLTRLMIKPTHMIGGYAQQTYAFNYMGPTGNQRDEVTVIRRRSQKVEY
- the narI gene encoding respiratory nitrate reductase subunit gamma; this encodes MDNGWEVFLWLIFPYICLTVFVLGHIWRYRYDKFGWTSRSSQMYESSILRWANPMFHFGILAVFLGHVMGLGIPKSWTDAAGISDGAYHFMAISVGAVAGVFTIVGFIGLLYRRRFTKAVMGATTVMDKIMYLVLGIVILGGLVNTASGVVGHYNYREGVSVWFRSIFYFNPQPELMVGAPLSFQFHAIAAIALFALWPFTRLVHVFTAPVGYFFRPYVLYRSRDAHEGSRAHRRGWDKIDTIPRRPK
- the narJ gene encoding nitrate reductase molybdenum cofactor assembly chaperone: MTPKVPALKYTPEEVTAAWQCASILLDYPDELLFSRLDLLEEVAASLPARIGTGLLETIQYLRRPGVADTQSQYVDTFDTRRRGCLFLTYFSNGETRKRGLALLRIKQVYARAGLELAPEQLPDHLCVVLEFGALTDAKAGLKIILDNRAGLELLRLHLRETGSPWSGAVESVCSTLPLLKGKDHEIVARLIAEGPADEQVGLDTYGMPDLAPIQGGA
- the narH gene encoding nitrate reductase subunit beta; its protein translation is MRVMSQMAMVMNLDKCIGCHTCSVTCKQVWTNRSGAEHVWFNNVETRPGQGYPRTYEDQDKWKGGWTLTKRGRIKLKAGGRLKNLMTIFAAPNLPGIKDYYEPWTYDYDNLTTAPAQKHMPVARPKSLLTGQDTKITWSSNWDDDLAGSTQNTHNDPILKQVGDKIKFEYEQTFMFYLPRICEHCLNPSCVASCPTGAIYKREEDGIVLVDQDRCRGWRQCVGGCPYKKMYFNHKTGKVEKCTFCYPRIEIGQPTICSETCVGRLRYLGLMLYDADKVLEAASTTDEHGLYEAQRNVFLDPRDPEVIREARLAGIPDDWVEAAQRSPIWALINEYKVALPLHPEYRTMPMVWYIPPLSPVVDAVGATGEDPEHQDNLFAAIDKLRIPIEYLAGLFTAGDTVPVDRVLHKLAAMRSYMRDINMGWEPDESIAESVGMTGQQIRDMYRLLAIAKYEERYVIPAAHYEDAHKLENIATDCSLNVEGGPGMGGMGGMDDSFGSDPAGQGPDVPGRPAGVRINLLNWNGQGTPTGLFPGTPPAPGGTP